In Nitrospira sp., a single genomic region encodes these proteins:
- a CDS encoding universal stress protein — protein MKVLVAMDGSKYGRQALSWAAALPLKDKPRVTALHVLDIAALRAPFVSQSMVAGNERFIQQEIRHMERRSAETLAGARRQMRVLRLNGKAKELRGGVAPTILKQAANTHGMVIVGSQGLDALDRLMLGSISTNVLHHASCPVLIAKTPIKSVRRIVLAADGSASSRQAMKWLLTKFRPNVSTDKDARTPLHITVVHVMPFLKYPELKEAGSRLAEEHRLKLAGAGFVADAVCRLGRPADEIVKVATERRTDLIVMGAQGLGAIARLVLGSVSTRVAQRSSISVLVTR, from the coding sequence ATGAAAGTCTTAGTCGCTATGGATGGATCAAAGTATGGCCGGCAGGCCTTGAGTTGGGCGGCGGCCCTCCCGTTGAAGGACAAGCCTCGAGTAACGGCCTTGCATGTTCTGGATATCGCCGCCCTGCGCGCCCCGTTTGTCTCGCAGTCCATGGTAGCCGGGAACGAGCGGTTCATCCAGCAGGAAATCAGGCACATGGAGCGTCGCTCGGCCGAGACCCTCGCCGGAGCGCGTCGGCAGATGCGCGTGCTTCGCCTCAACGGGAAGGCGAAGGAATTGCGGGGGGGCGTCGCGCCGACGATTCTCAAGCAAGCCGCGAACACGCACGGCATGGTCATCGTCGGCAGCCAGGGGCTCGATGCGCTGGACCGTCTGATGCTCGGCAGTATCTCGACCAACGTGCTGCATCATGCGTCCTGCCCCGTGCTGATCGCCAAGACACCCATCAAATCGGTGCGCCGGATCGTTCTGGCTGCCGACGGATCGGCGTCTTCACGGCAGGCGATGAAATGGCTTCTGACGAAATTCCGCCCGAACGTCTCCACTGATAAGGACGCCCGGACACCGCTCCACATAACGGTGGTTCATGTGATGCCGTTTCTCAAGTATCCGGAACTGAAGGAGGCGGGGAGTCGCCTCGCTGAAGAGCATCGACTCAAGCTGGCCGGCGCGGGCTTTGTCGCCGACGCCGTCTGCCGGTTGGGCAGGCCGGCTGATGAGATTGTGAAGGTGGCCACGGAGCGCCGAACGGACTTGATCGTCATGGGAGCGCAGGGCCTGGGAGCGATCGCCAGGCTGGTGCTGGGTAGCGTATCAACCCGAGTCGCCCAACGATCCTCCATATCGGTGCTGGTGACGAGATGA